In one Ktedonobacteraceae bacterium genomic region, the following are encoded:
- a CDS encoding S53 family peptidase: MKQFVTHRPRWQLALTFFAIALVFAVVPVLSVITQARAAGLNSESVASPISITFKGKNYDLVSSTPKPPTDQQCRQQFHHPCYSPQEIRHAYNLDPVLNAGYDGTGQSIVIIDSFGSPTIQKDLHIFDVGYGLPDPPSLKVYAPLGKVKFDPSNSDMVGWAVETSLDVEWAHAMAPGANIVLMTSPVSETQGDQGMPEFLYLEQYAVKHNYGKIISQSWATTENTLFNHPGGRQILKNFETFYQQADAQGETIFGSSGDGGVGNPNVNGQIYPFPTVNFPASSPYITAVGGTSLMATIHGQYQSEVGWSGSGGGISQYFPEPAYQQAYLPSSDQQLLNGYRGLPDISSNADPATPVLIYFSFLGPSKAGYYGIGGTSEASPTWAGIIADGNQMAGRPLGFINQALYQIGASKQYGASLHDVTKGNNSSHGIQGYNAGPGWDAVTGLGTPDAAKLLQQLILHT, translated from the coding sequence AACAGCGAATCGGTCGCAAGCCCAATTAGTATTACCTTCAAAGGCAAAAACTACGACCTGGTTAGCAGCACACCCAAGCCGCCGACGGATCAGCAGTGTCGACAACAATTTCATCATCCCTGTTATAGTCCGCAGGAGATACGCCATGCCTATAACCTGGACCCCGTGCTTAACGCGGGCTATGATGGTACCGGCCAGTCAATTGTGATTATTGATTCGTTTGGCAGCCCCACTATCCAGAAAGACCTGCATATCTTCGACGTCGGCTATGGCCTGCCCGATCCACCCTCCCTTAAGGTCTATGCCCCTTTGGGGAAGGTGAAATTTGATCCCAGCAATAGTGATATGGTTGGCTGGGCTGTTGAAACCTCGCTCGACGTGGAATGGGCGCATGCGATGGCGCCCGGCGCGAACATCGTGCTGATGACCAGCCCGGTCTCTGAGACGCAGGGCGATCAGGGCATGCCGGAGTTCCTGTATCTTGAGCAGTATGCCGTGAAGCACAATTATGGCAAGATTATCTCACAAAGTTGGGCTACTACGGAAAACACGCTCTTCAATCATCCAGGCGGCAGGCAGATTCTCAAGAACTTTGAGACGTTCTACCAGCAGGCGGATGCGCAGGGCGAAACCATCTTTGGCTCATCGGGCGATGGTGGTGTTGGCAATCCTAACGTAAACGGCCAGATTTATCCTTTCCCCACCGTCAATTTCCCGGCCTCTTCACCCTACATCACGGCGGTTGGTGGTACCAGCCTGATGGCTACTATTCACGGCCAGTACCAGTCTGAGGTTGGATGGAGCGGCAGTGGTGGCGGGATCAGCCAGTACTTCCCGGAGCCTGCCTACCAGCAAGCGTACCTGCCCTCCTCTGATCAGCAGTTGCTGAATGGATATCGCGGTTTGCCGGATATCTCATCTAACGCTGATCCAGCCACACCTGTTCTGATCTACTTCAGCTTCCTGGGCCCCAGTAAGGCGGGATACTATGGGATCGGCGGCACGAGCGAGGCCTCACCTACGTGGGCGGGTATCATCGCCGATGGCAACCAGATGGCCGGTCGCCCACTTGGTTTCATCAACCAGGCGCTGTACCAGATTGGGGCCAGTAAACAATATGGTGCATCGCTGCATGATGTGACTAAGGGCAATAATAGCTCACATGGCATCCAGGGTTATAATGCTGGTCCTGGATGGGATGCGGTTACCGGTCTGGGCACGCCTGATGCGGCGAAACTCTTGCAGCAGTTGATCTTGCACACGTAA
- a CDS encoding 6-pyruvoyl tetrahydropterin synthase family protein, producing the protein MGNEQILRRVRVEGGNLKFSAAHFITYGGKCERLHGHNYGVLVEIEGSLNEDKLVFDFTILKRLVREVCQELNQRFLLPVRNPHLEINELADAWEVRFEERRYQLPRADVVALPIDNSTAERLAEYICGELRRKLAAYDISNLHTIMVGVAEAPTQMAYYRESLHEAE; encoded by the coding sequence ATGGGAAATGAACAGATTCTGCGCAGGGTGAGAGTAGAGGGTGGAAACCTGAAATTTAGTGCCGCCCACTTCATCACCTATGGTGGCAAATGTGAACGGTTGCATGGCCATAATTATGGCGTGCTGGTTGAGATCGAGGGATCATTGAACGAAGATAAACTGGTCTTCGATTTCACCATACTCAAGCGACTTGTGCGTGAAGTGTGCCAAGAACTCAATCAACGCTTTTTGCTGCCAGTGCGTAATCCGCATCTTGAGATAAACGAGCTTGCCGATGCCTGGGAAGTACGTTTTGAGGAGAGACGCTATCAGCTCCCGCGCGCCGATGTTGTCGCGCTGCCCATCGATAACTCCACCGCCGAACGGCTGGCGGAATATATCTGCGGCGAATTACGACGCAAACTCGCCGCGTATGATATCTCCAATTTGCACACTATCATGGTCGGCGTGGCGGAGGCGCCCACCCAGATGGCCTATTATCGCGAATCGCTGCATGAGGCAGAGTAG
- a CDS encoding GntR family transcriptional regulator, whose translation MDTEKPAIEFYLDQRSGVSPYMQLVQQVKHALRLGYLKEGDQLPTMRMVVSKLAINPNTVFKAYRELEYEGLVESRPGQGTFVRKTLADASLASHGELRQSLIKWLQEAEAAGLGEESIAALFASTFQQFHKREEIA comes from the coding sequence ATGGATACTGAGAAACCGGCAATTGAATTCTATCTTGACCAGCGATCAGGCGTTTCTCCTTACATGCAACTTGTTCAGCAGGTCAAGCATGCTTTACGCCTGGGCTATCTCAAAGAAGGTGACCAGCTACCGACGATGCGTATGGTCGTTTCAAAACTGGCAATTAACCCTAACACTGTCTTTAAAGCGTATCGAGAGTTGGAGTATGAGGGCCTGGTTGAAAGTCGTCCGGGGCAGGGGACTTTTGTGCGCAAAACGCTGGCCGATGCCTCGTTAGCGAGTCATGGTGAGCTGCGTCAGAGCCTTATCAAGTGGCTGCAAGAAGCCGAAGCGGCTGGATTAGGCGAAGAGAGCATCGCAGCCCTCTTTGCCTCTACATTTCAACAGTTTCATAAAAGGGAGGAAATTGCATGA
- the trpA gene encoding tryptophan synthase subunit alpha: MQTANQNPQNTGFDTTMPASRISKAFQKARHEGRGVLIPYFMCGYPSAAQSIELVLAAVRGGADIIELGIPFSDPLADGATIQHAGHVALEGGMTIQGCMEIARQISAQCDTSLIFMGYYNPILAYGIERFCQHATASGICGLIIPDLPPEEAAPLQDSAQKYGISLNFLIPPTASGERIFQILQAASDTSSFIYCVSLSGVTGARTTLPPHLRSFVARVYGYMKGKPLPVAVGFGLSTPEHIAEVFRFADGAVVGSALVKIIDQHDESEQVQAVKCYIENLLRNTGE; encoded by the coding sequence ATGCAAACCGCAAATCAGAATCCGCAAAACACCGGCTTCGATACAACAATGCCCGCTTCCCGTATCAGCAAGGCTTTTCAAAAAGCCAGGCATGAAGGACGAGGAGTCCTCATACCATATTTCATGTGCGGCTATCCATCGGCAGCACAGAGCATCGAACTGGTGCTAGCAGCAGTTCGGGGAGGCGCGGATATCATCGAGCTGGGCATACCATTCAGCGATCCGCTCGCCGATGGAGCGACCATCCAGCATGCAGGTCACGTAGCTCTCGAAGGTGGCATGACCATCCAGGGCTGTATGGAAATTGCGCGCCAGATTTCCGCTCAATGCGATACGTCCCTGATCTTCATGGGCTATTACAATCCTATCCTGGCATATGGCATCGAACGTTTCTGCCAACATGCCACAGCTAGCGGTATCTGCGGCCTGATCATTCCCGACCTGCCTCCCGAAGAAGCCGCTCCATTGCAAGATTCGGCCCAAAAATATGGAATTTCTCTCAATTTCTTGATCCCACCCACCGCTTCTGGCGAGCGCATTTTTCAGATTCTTCAGGCAGCCAGTGATACGAGTAGTTTCATCTACTGCGTTTCCCTGAGTGGCGTCACCGGCGCTCGCACAACTTTACCACCCCACTTACGTAGCTTCGTGGCTAGAGTCTATGGCTATATGAAAGGCAAACCGTTGCCTGTCGCGGTGGGTTTCGGACTTTCTACACCTGAACATATCGCAGAGGTGTTTCGCTTTGCTGATGGCGCCGTTGTGGGCAGCGCCCTTGTGAAGATCATCGATCAGCACGATGAAAGCGAGCAAGTTCAGGCCGTGAAGTGCTATATTGAGAATCTACTGAGGAACACTGGCGAATGA
- the trpB gene encoding tryptophan synthase subunit beta, protein MQIPISTQTYQYHRYPDEHGRFGAFGGKFVPESLLAPLSELEQAYEEAQNDAGFTKELQALLASFVGRPTTLHYVPRFSQLVAPGVKIYLKREDLAHTGAHKINNALGQGLLAKRMGKQRIIAETGAGQHGVATATVCAMLGLECIVYMGEEDIQRQSLNVFRMKLLGAEVRPVNSGSRTLKDAINEAIRDWVTNVETTFYLIGSAVGPHPYPRIVRDFQSVIGTEAREQILVQEGHLPDMVVACVGGGSNAIGIFYPFAGDPEVHLIGVEAGGKELQPGQHAATLVAGRPGVLHGAYSYLLQNEDGQVLDTHSISAGLDYPGVGPEHSYLKETHRATYVSAGDAAALRGLQALSRSEGIIPALEPAHALGYLLELGEQGNIPPGSLLIVNLSGRGDKDMLTVANALDVTL, encoded by the coding sequence ATGCAAATACCCATTTCGACTCAAACATATCAGTATCATCGCTATCCCGATGAGCATGGACGCTTCGGCGCTTTCGGCGGCAAATTCGTTCCCGAAAGCCTGCTGGCCCCTCTTTCAGAATTAGAGCAGGCCTATGAAGAGGCCCAAAACGATGCCGGTTTCACGAAAGAATTACAAGCACTGCTTGCCAGCTTCGTCGGTCGCCCAACAACGCTGCATTATGTGCCGCGTTTCTCCCAATTGGTAGCGCCAGGAGTAAAAATCTACCTCAAACGCGAAGACCTGGCGCATACCGGCGCGCACAAGATCAATAACGCGCTTGGCCAGGGACTACTGGCAAAACGCATGGGCAAACAGCGCATCATCGCGGAAACAGGCGCGGGACAGCATGGCGTTGCCACCGCTACCGTCTGTGCCATGCTCGGACTGGAATGCATCGTCTACATGGGAGAAGAGGATATTCAACGCCAGTCGCTCAACGTCTTTCGCATGAAATTGTTGGGCGCCGAGGTGCGCCCGGTCAACAGCGGTAGCCGCACATTAAAAGATGCCATCAATGAAGCCATCCGCGACTGGGTAACAAACGTAGAGACAACCTTTTACCTGATTGGCTCGGCGGTCGGCCCGCATCCCTATCCGCGCATCGTGCGCGATTTCCAATCCGTGATCGGCACTGAGGCCCGCGAACAAATTCTCGTTCAGGAGGGGCACCTGCCTGATATGGTGGTTGCCTGCGTCGGCGGTGGCAGCAACGCCATCGGCATTTTCTACCCTTTTGCCGGTGATCCTGAAGTACATTTGATCGGCGTCGAGGCTGGAGGCAAGGAACTGCAACCGGGCCAGCATGCGGCAACCCTGGTAGCAGGCAGGCCCGGCGTATTGCACGGCGCATACAGCTACCTCCTGCAAAATGAGGATGGGCAGGTACTCGATACGCATAGCATCTCGGCGGGACTCGATTATCCTGGCGTTGGACCCGAACATAGCTATCTGAAAGAAACACACCGAGCAACCTATGTTTCTGCTGGTGATGCAGCCGCGTTGCGAGGTTTGCAAGCGCTGAGCAGGAGCGAAGGCATTATTCCCGCTTTAGAGCCGGCTCACGCGCTTGGATACTTGCTGGAGCTGGGCGAGCAGGGCAATATTCCACCAGGATCACTCCTTATAGTGAACCTGTCCGGGCGCGGCGACAAGGACATGCTCACCGTTGCCAACGCTTTGGATGTGACGTTGTGA
- a CDS encoding phosphotransferase: MPGEHIDNYSIIPHTRLPLVLLLQEEQGWSLPHHHCSDPIGINAAMKEQFGLTTTVLFCAYDRYPGEERDDEHLVFALDNHSPEVSLPANGHWIERSELADLSLAVPEHRPVLETWFAEVEDGRISELRVPWMRIGWFDNVIAWIGEQLERLGYTQIAPIEQLVSRPWAAVLRVPTSQGHLYFKVPSPVFAFEPALTETLHRLVPTFVPGLLVRGRQRNWMLMQDAGIPLRDMPPTLERLEIALRRFAEMQIELAEHMETLKATGCPDRRLHLLPHLYQEILAATPFLLIDEPNGLPRSEHEQLLAFAPQFQEICHELASYRVPESLHHFDLHNGNILYNGETYVVIDAGEYCLGHPFSTMFIVLRVARYILEYDEQMLGRLVQAYLEPWTRYEPMEHLRRIFELAHRLGSLYKALSWYDVISRLEPGMRWMHADMALYYLRVFLGTEE; the protein is encoded by the coding sequence ATGCCCGGCGAACATATCGACAACTACAGCATCATTCCTCATACCCGCCTGCCCCTTGTTCTTCTTTTGCAAGAGGAGCAAGGCTGGTCGCTGCCGCACCATCATTGTTCAGACCCAATAGGTATCAACGCCGCTATGAAAGAGCAGTTCGGACTCACTACCACTGTTCTCTTTTGCGCATATGACCGCTACCCAGGTGAGGAACGAGATGACGAGCATCTCGTCTTTGCCCTGGACAACCATAGCCCGGAAGTATCGCTGCCCGCGAATGGACACTGGATTGAGCGGTCAGAACTGGCAGATCTCTCTCTAGCTGTTCCAGAGCATCGCCCGGTTCTCGAAACCTGGTTCGCCGAAGTCGAGGATGGACGGATTTCAGAACTGCGGGTACCATGGATGCGCATAGGATGGTTCGACAATGTCATTGCCTGGATAGGCGAGCAGCTTGAGCGGCTGGGTTATACCCAAATTGCCCCTATAGAGCAGCTTGTCTCCAGACCATGGGCCGCGGTACTGCGCGTGCCAACATCGCAAGGCCACCTGTACTTCAAAGTCCCATCTCCAGTGTTTGCCTTCGAGCCTGCCTTGACAGAGACACTGCACCGGCTCGTTCCCACGTTTGTGCCGGGATTGCTCGTTCGTGGCAGGCAGCGCAACTGGATGTTGATGCAGGATGCAGGAATACCGCTGCGGGACATGCCACCGACTCTCGAACGCCTGGAGATTGCATTAAGACGCTTTGCCGAGATGCAAATCGAACTGGCGGAACACATGGAGACGCTAAAGGCAACCGGTTGCCCGGATCGGCGGTTACATTTGTTGCCACACCTCTATCAAGAGATACTGGCGGCGACGCCATTTCTGTTGATCGATGAGCCCAATGGATTGCCTCGCAGCGAGCATGAACAACTGCTGGCTTTCGCTCCCCAGTTTCAGGAAATATGCCATGAGCTGGCGAGCTATAGGGTTCCTGAATCCTTGCATCATTTCGACCTGCACAACGGCAACATCCTGTACAATGGCGAGACGTATGTCGTCATCGACGCAGGTGAATACTGCCTGGGGCACCCTTTCAGCACGATGTTTATTGTATTGCGAGTAGCCAGGTATATCCTGGAGTATGATGAGCAGATGCTTGGGCGACTGGTCCAGGCATACCTGGAGCCATGGACGCGCTATGAGCCAATGGAGCATTTGCGACGCATATTCGAGCTTGCTCATCGCCTGGGCAGCCTCTACAAGGCACTCAGCTGGTATGATGTCATCTCGCGGCTTGAACCGGGTATGCGCTGGATGCACGCAGATATGGCGCTGTACTACCTGCGTGTGTTTCTCGGCACCGAGGAATAA
- a CDS encoding patatin-like phospholipase family protein, with protein MLHPVQPGNNQSQFADAVLEGGGVRGIAHVGALSVAEEKGYRWRNIAGTSAGAFVAALMAADYSAGELYTIMSSLDFRRFAKDRGFNWFFLREAFNLLTRCGIHSGSYIEEFMSEHLQAKKKSKFGDLVIPGRENEPKDSRFRYRLTVIASDITSGSMLRLPQDALQYGIDPDDLNIALAVRMSASIPFFFIPVNQQNQDGTNSRIVDGGLLSNFPVSLFDVPGEPRHPTFGFHLVDSLPTSTNAWPVNPTGNVLQVGQALLNTMLTAHDRLYMDDHTFVRTIVIPVNGISGTSFNLSKEQTDLLYQNGRTAAEQFFSTWDFEAYKSAYRSGLPEKGRRERLHEQMRQIKRMTKPLAQAS; from the coding sequence ATGTTACATCCAGTACAACCAGGCAATAACCAATCACAATTTGCCGATGCCGTCCTCGAAGGCGGAGGCGTACGTGGGATCGCCCACGTAGGAGCTCTCTCGGTAGCCGAGGAAAAAGGCTACCGCTGGCGCAATATTGCCGGTACATCAGCAGGCGCATTTGTGGCAGCGCTGATGGCCGCTGATTATTCAGCCGGTGAACTATATACGATCATGAGCAGCCTGGATTTTCGGCGCTTCGCTAAAGATCGCGGTTTCAACTGGTTCTTTCTGAGAGAAGCTTTCAATCTGCTCACGCGCTGTGGCATCCACAGCGGAAGTTACATCGAGGAGTTCATGAGTGAGCATTTGCAAGCAAAGAAAAAAAGCAAGTTCGGAGACCTGGTCATTCCAGGCCGAGAGAATGAGCCAAAGGATTCCCGCTTTCGCTATCGTCTCACAGTGATTGCCTCTGATATTACATCTGGCAGCATGCTGCGCTTGCCACAAGATGCGCTTCAATATGGCATCGATCCCGACGATCTCAATATTGCGCTGGCAGTACGTATGAGCGCGAGCATTCCTTTTTTCTTTATACCCGTGAACCAGCAGAATCAGGATGGGACAAACTCTCGCATCGTTGATGGCGGATTGCTCAGCAACTTTCCGGTATCGCTCTTCGACGTGCCGGGCGAGCCGCGTCATCCGACGTTTGGCTTCCACCTGGTGGATTCACTGCCTACCAGCACCAATGCATGGCCTGTTAACCCGACCGGGAATGTCTTACAGGTCGGGCAGGCGCTCTTGAATACCATGCTCACCGCTCACGACAGGCTCTACATGGACGACCATACCTTTGTGCGCACAATTGTGATACCGGTAAACGGCATCAGCGGCACCAGCTTCAATTTGAGCAAAGAGCAGACCGATCTGTTGTATCAGAACGGTAGAACCGCTGCCGAGCAATTCTTCTCGACCTGGGACTTCGAGGCATATAAAAGTGCTTATCGCAGCGGCTTACCGGAAAAAGGCCGGCGTGAGCGCCTGCATGAACAAATGCGGCAGATCAAACGTATGACGAAGCCACTGGCTCAGGCAAGTTAG
- a CDS encoding ABC transporter ATP-binding protein, translating into MIQALEATDLGKRYGKEWALRDCTLKLPIGRVAGLVGPNGAGKTTLLHLAMGLLEPSTGSVQVLGISPRQNSSSILPRIGFVAQDRPLYRTFSVKDMLTLGQKLNPHWDMALAQERLANLSIPLNRTTGKLSGGQQAQVALVMALAKRPEMLILDEPIANLDPLARYEFQQTLMDAVAQDGLTVLFSSHLIADLDRICDYLIILSASRVQVASDIDSLLRTHKRLIGPRERQASIARTHTVLREQSSERQSNLLIRVNGPVLDPAWEVQEASLEDIVLAYLALQTGVTFSVQHKDTQEVPL; encoded by the coding sequence ATGATCCAGGCATTAGAGGCGACTGATCTTGGGAAACGCTATGGAAAAGAATGGGCGCTGCGTGATTGTACCCTCAAACTTCCTATTGGGCGTGTTGCCGGGCTCGTTGGCCCGAATGGGGCAGGCAAGACAACTTTACTCCATCTTGCTATGGGCCTGCTTGAGCCGAGTACCGGCAGCGTTCAGGTGTTGGGTATATCCCCGCGTCAGAACTCATCCTCCATCTTACCACGCATCGGGTTCGTGGCCCAGGACCGACCCCTTTATCGCACTTTTAGCGTGAAAGATATGCTGACACTCGGACAGAAGCTGAATCCACATTGGGATATGGCTCTTGCCCAGGAGCGCCTGGCAAATCTTAGCATCCCTCTCAATCGCACGACCGGGAAACTTTCAGGTGGTCAACAAGCGCAGGTTGCGCTCGTCATGGCCCTGGCAAAGCGGCCAGAGATGCTCATTCTGGATGAACCTATCGCGAATCTTGATCCACTTGCGCGTTATGAGTTTCAACAGACGCTGATGGATGCTGTTGCCCAGGATGGTTTGACCGTCCTCTTCTCATCTCATCTCATCGCGGACCTTGATCGCATCTGTGATTACCTGATCATTCTCTCGGCCTCCAGGGTGCAGGTCGCCAGCGATATCGATTCTCTGCTCAGAACGCACAAACGCTTGATCGGCCCACGCGAGCGGCAAGCGTCCATAGCCAGGACGCATACGGTTCTCCGGGAGCAATCGAGTGAACGCCAAAGTAATTTATTGATACGGGTGAATGGACCCGTTCTTGATCCGGCCTGGGAAGTGCAAGAAGCTTCCCTTGAAGACATTGTTCTCGCCTATCTCGCTCTACAGACAGGCGTTACTTTCTCAGTGCAGCATAAAGATACCCAGGAGGTTCCATTATGA
- a CDS encoding helix-turn-helix domain-containing protein, which translates to MALRSDELHRNLQHLNGMLTTHEAAKQLDLSYWHFMHLVEAGRIPGIRIVDRWLFSPSDLDAYRRSRYGELEDMARAALEHPAVDLTEKQEIICRHLVNSERPSEIARKLKQSRQAVHSQISLIREKVSRIQPKKAPGSASHEASNRSHKKTGPIPFRPPKPGKS; encoded by the coding sequence ATGGCTCTAAGGAGCGATGAATTACACCGCAACTTGCAGCACCTTAATGGCATGTTAACAACGCACGAAGCGGCCAAACAGCTAGACCTCAGTTACTGGCATTTTATGCACCTTGTAGAAGCAGGACGTATCCCCGGAATTCGCATTGTTGACCGCTGGCTCTTCTCTCCCAGTGATCTCGACGCATATAGACGCAGCCGCTATGGTGAACTGGAGGATATGGCTCGGGCAGCCCTTGAGCATCCAGCAGTTGATCTGACAGAGAAGCAAGAGATTATCTGCCGCCATCTTGTCAACAGCGAACGTCCCTCCGAAATCGCCCGTAAACTCAAACAATCGCGCCAGGCAGTACACTCCCAGATCAGTCTGATCCGTGAAAAGGTCTCCCGCATCCAACCCAAAAAAGCACCCGGCTCAGCCAGCCACGAGGCTTCCAATCGATCCCATAAAAAAACCGGGCCTATCCCGTTCCGTCCACCTAAACCAGGCAAGTCATAA
- a CDS encoding SCP2 sterol-binding domain-containing protein — MTIAEIFEQMPNAMNPAAAAGMNKTFQWNITGDQAGKWAFRVNNGTGEVIPGGVEKPDITFTVSDKDWIAITEGKLDPMNAFMTGKLRVSGDMMLAMKLQQLFPTNR, encoded by the coding sequence ATGACAATCGCGGAAATTTTCGAGCAAATGCCTAACGCCATGAATCCTGCCGCTGCCGCGGGTATGAACAAGACTTTCCAGTGGAATATCACCGGAGATCAGGCCGGGAAATGGGCATTTCGCGTTAACAACGGAACTGGAGAGGTTATCCCCGGCGGCGTTGAAAAACCCGATATCACCTTCACCGTCAGCGACAAAGACTGGATTGCCATCACAGAGGGCAAGCTAGATCCGATGAACGCCTTCATGACCGGCAAACTTCGCGTATCTGGCGATATGATGCTTGCAATGAAGCTACAGCAGCTATTTCCAACAAACAGGTGA
- the trpCF gene encoding bifunctional indole-3-glycerol-phosphate synthase TrpC/phosphoribosylanthranilate isomerase TrpF, producing the protein MFLDRIITQTRVDLEQRKREIPLEDVKRLAAAQPAPRDLWQALRVGSNIRLIAEVKQASPSKGLLAPDLDPVALARTYEANGAAAISVLTEPHFFLGSPAYLTAIKRAVNIPVLRKDFIFDEYQVYEARSWGADAILLICAILDDTQLKHLLRIAQELHMQCLVEVHSMEETLRAVSAGAAIVGVNSRDLATFELHPNLIRELSRLIPKDRVIVAESGIHTAADTRRLARYNVQAMLVGESLVTSSDIPAQMRALLQGANRDVQVKICGLRAPHHLQTAIEAGADMIGLMFYEPSPRYIDPCQARELLNTMENRPVAPDIVGVFVNREANFINDIVEQLGLDFVQLHGSELPEFCQQIKCPVIKGLRLHSRDDLGLISTYRGAMWRILLDTPSSQWGGSGLTHNWSLARQVAQEIPVLLAGGLTPENVGEAISQVRPWGIDVSSGVETAGEKDDSKIRAFIQQARNVAARYSSEKTKREEK; encoded by the coding sequence ATGTTTCTCGACCGCATCATCACTCAAACACGCGTCGATCTTGAACAGCGCAAGCGAGAAATCCCGCTGGAGGACGTAAAACGCCTTGCTGCTGCCCAGCCCGCACCGCGAGATTTGTGGCAGGCTCTCAGGGTTGGCTCAAACATACGTTTGATTGCGGAGGTGAAACAGGCTTCGCCATCAAAAGGGCTACTCGCACCTGATCTCGATCCTGTCGCACTGGCACGAACTTACGAAGCCAACGGCGCGGCTGCAATTTCAGTATTGACCGAGCCGCACTTTTTTCTTGGCTCGCCAGCTTATCTCACAGCAATCAAGCGGGCTGTAAATATCCCCGTTCTGCGTAAAGATTTCATCTTCGATGAGTACCAGGTATATGAAGCACGCTCATGGGGTGCAGATGCCATCCTGCTCATCTGCGCCATTTTAGATGATACCCAGCTCAAGCATCTGCTCAGAATTGCGCAGGAGCTACATATGCAATGCCTGGTCGAAGTTCATAGTATGGAGGAAACACTGCGAGCAGTCAGCGCAGGAGCAGCCATTGTCGGCGTCAACAGCCGCGACCTCGCAACATTCGAGTTGCATCCCAACCTCATTCGCGAATTGAGCAGGCTTATCCCTAAAGATCGCGTCATCGTGGCCGAAAGTGGTATTCATACGGCGGCCGATACCCGCAGGCTCGCGCGCTATAATGTACAGGCCATGCTGGTTGGCGAATCGCTTGTCACATCAAGCGACATACCTGCTCAGATGCGCGCGTTATTACAAGGGGCAAACAGGGATGTACAGGTCAAAATATGCGGTCTGCGCGCTCCTCATCACCTGCAAACCGCCATCGAAGCAGGCGCGGATATGATTGGCCTGATGTTCTATGAGCCAAGCCCGCGTTATATCGACCCTTGCCAGGCCAGGGAACTGCTTAACACAATGGAAAATCGGCCAGTAGCGCCTGATATCGTAGGTGTCTTCGTTAACAGGGAGGCAAACTTCATTAACGATATCGTTGAACAGCTTGGCCTGGATTTTGTTCAATTGCATGGCAGCGAACTTCCAGAGTTCTGCCAGCAGATAAAGTGCCCCGTTATCAAGGGATTACGCCTGCATAGTCGAGATGACCTCGGACTGATATCCACGTATCGCGGGGCAATGTGGCGCATTCTGCTCGACACGCCTTCATCTCAATGGGGCGGCTCAGGTCTGACCCATAACTGGAGCCTCGCTCGCCAGGTAGCGCAAGAAATACCCGTATTGCTTGCCGGTGGATTGACCCCGGAGAACGTTGGCGAGGCAATTTCTCAGGTAAGGCCCTGGGGTATCGATGTCAGCAGCGGTGTTGAGACTGCTGGAGAGAAAGATGACTCGAAGATACGTGCCTTTATCCAGCAAGCGCGTAATGTTGCCGCCAGATATTCTTCAGAGAAGACCAAGAGAGAAGAGAAATAA